The genomic window CAGGCGCGGCGCCACTTCTTCAGCTGCTTCTCCCACACCCGCGTTGCCAGATGTGAGGTCACCTCAATGTACAGCGTGCCGTTCCGTTTGCTGGCCAGGATGTAAACGCAGAAC from Deltaproteobacteria bacterium includes these protein-coding regions:
- a CDS encoding GIY-YIG nuclease family protein — protein: FCVYILASKRNGTLYIEVTSHLATRVWEKQLKKWRRAWKIELIEARNPDWPDLYDEIV